From Arachis hypogaea cultivar Tifrunner chromosome 3, arahy.Tifrunner.gnm2.J5K5, whole genome shotgun sequence:
ATATATAGCTAACACTGCCCCCTCCCCCCAAAAAAATTGTAGAACTATTTCGGCTGAAGTTTGTGAAGACCTGTCTACTCTAACTCCCCACATTCTGAGCTTGATTTGAACGTGGTTGAAGTCTTTATGAATGCCAGTGGAAGTCATCACCAACTTAAAAAGCTTAATGTTCGTCTTCATGCTTTTATAGATGCCACACACACTCGTGGCAGGGTATACATGTATAGCAATCACTAAGGATGCGATGGTGGTCGCCTTTACTATGGTAGAATAAGTTTATTTTAACAAAATGATATAATGCTGTGAAGTTTGTATCCAATAATTGGTATATAGTCATTTTGACTTTTATTTTAGCTTCTTTtccaacttttgaaaattttactTATGTGgtcttctgtttatttattaaaatttacttGTAACAGACGGTTGTGCTTGTGCTGTGGTCAATGGTGACCTTGTTGCATAAGAGTCACAATTTTCTTTAAAGGATGTTGAGGTTGTGGTTGCACAGATAGATCTAGACGTGGTATGTGTGTTGCATGACATCCCACCTATAATGCATGCAGTGCCATTTTAATGATCAGTTGTTGACATTGGATTTGGTTCCATAGTTCCATTTTTCTATTAGTAGGTGGCTAGCTTAAGAGGATCTGTAGGTAGCTTTCAAGAGCAAGTAAGCTGTAAAACTAAGGTTCCTTCAGTGGAAGTACGATATAGCCTTTGTTTGCCATTTAATATTAAGCATCGTCTTTCCATTTCACTCAAGGTAATGCATGTTACCATTTTGAGTTGCAACTTTTAGATAATTTCACAATGTACTGCTTCAATTGCTCAGGCTACCAAGTTGCTATATTAAATGTGGTATATGCTTTACAGATCAAGTATCACTTTTCTAAGGAGAAAATAACATTTGGACCTGGTTGATGGTTATAGGACTATTTAAGAAGAAGTGGAGCATTTGGTTTTCTGCTTCCCCTTTTTGGTGGAGCAGACAGTTCATCAGTTGCTGTAGTTGTTTGGTACATGTGTCAACTGGTTGTTAAAGGTACTTTTAAATGTGATGGCAAGTTCTGTTAGAGATTTT
This genomic window contains:
- the LOC112790735 gene encoding glutamine-dependent NAD(+) synthetase-like — encoded protein: MPHTLVAGYTCIAITKDAMVVAFTMDYLRRSGAFGFLLPLFGGADSSSVAVVVWYMCQLVVKEIANGDEQVKVDAIRIGNYRDGQYPTNSREFAKRIFYTIFMGSENR